The following are encoded in a window of Arthrobacter sp. NicSoilB4 genomic DNA:
- a CDS encoding phenylacetate--CoA ligase family protein, with amino-acid sequence MRGVSGTLVGIAWDIWRAERGGPEGIARRQQARLAELVGFARSASPYYRHLYRDVPDDVADVRQLPPVGKRELMENFDDWVTDPHITLAKLKSELLSDLTQLGRSYRGQYLVVTTSGTTGEPAVLVHDRTSWVVVNLVVRIRERRTLVRRAEVRTFLRRGLRAAALVAGGGHFAGVVLTESARRRAPAIARRVRVFSVLRPLPELVAELNAFNPTILYGYPSAMTQLAAEQQAGRLRIRPVLAISSGENLSAAGRADIEASLGCRVTDRYLSSEVPALTSRCRLGSFHVNADWYILEPVDANYQPVPAGVTSHTVLVTHLVNRVQPIIRYDLGDRVTFAASPCLCGSPFPAVKIEGRAGDLVSFAAPDGRAVTVLPLALGTVIEETPGVRRFQAIRTGPRTLRLRLETEDGADREHVQTAVEERLGSFFADQGTATIDVEHSDEPPRADRSGKFRQVWSA; translated from the coding sequence ATGCGCGGTGTATCCGGAACGTTGGTCGGGATCGCCTGGGACATCTGGCGCGCGGAGCGGGGAGGCCCGGAAGGGATCGCCCGCCGGCAGCAAGCCCGTCTTGCGGAACTCGTGGGTTTTGCCCGGTCCGCTTCGCCCTATTACCGCCACCTGTACCGGGACGTGCCGGACGACGTCGCGGATGTGCGTCAGCTTCCGCCCGTCGGCAAGAGGGAGCTGATGGAGAACTTCGACGACTGGGTGACGGACCCGCACATCACCTTGGCGAAGCTGAAGTCAGAACTGCTCTCCGACCTCACCCAGCTCGGGAGGTCCTACCGCGGGCAGTACCTAGTGGTGACCACCTCCGGCACAACAGGGGAGCCGGCCGTCCTGGTGCACGACCGGACCTCGTGGGTGGTGGTGAACCTGGTGGTCCGGATCCGCGAGCGACGGACCCTGGTCAGGCGCGCGGAAGTGCGAACATTTCTGCGCCGCGGTCTGCGGGCCGCGGCCCTCGTCGCGGGAGGCGGACACTTCGCCGGCGTGGTCCTGACGGAATCCGCCCGACGGCGAGCCCCCGCCATCGCCCGGCGGGTCAGGGTCTTCTCCGTGCTGAGGCCGCTTCCGGAGCTGGTGGCGGAACTGAATGCATTCAATCCCACCATTCTCTACGGGTATCCGAGCGCCATGACCCAACTGGCCGCGGAGCAGCAGGCCGGCCGGCTCAGGATCCGTCCCGTCCTGGCCATCAGTTCCGGCGAGAACCTGTCCGCCGCCGGACGTGCGGACATCGAAGCGTCGCTCGGCTGCCGGGTGACAGACCGCTATCTGTCCTCTGAAGTCCCTGCGCTGACCAGCCGGTGCCGGCTTGGCTCGTTCCACGTCAATGCCGACTGGTACATCCTGGAACCGGTCGACGCGAACTACCAACCCGTCCCCGCCGGCGTCACGTCCCACACCGTACTCGTCACCCACCTGGTCAACCGGGTGCAGCCCATCATCCGCTACGACCTCGGCGACCGGGTCACGTTCGCAGCATCCCCATGCCTGTGCGGCAGTCCCTTCCCTGCGGTGAAAATCGAGGGACGGGCCGGGGATCTCGTGTCCTTTGCGGCGCCGGACGGGCGAGCGGTCACAGTCCTCCCGCTGGCACTGGGCACGGTGATCGAGGAGACCCCAGGAGTTCGCCGGTTCCAGGCGATCCGCACCGGGCCGCGGACTCTGCGCCTGCGGCTGGAGACCGAGGACGGCGCCGACAGGGAGCACGTGCAGACGGCAGTCGAGGAGCGGCTGGGCAGCTTCTTCGCGGACCAGGGGACCGCAACGATCGACGTCGAACATTCCGATGAGCCGCCCCGGGCCGACCGCAGCGGCAAGTTCCGGCAGGTCTGGTCCGCTTGA
- a CDS encoding HNH endonuclease, protein MTAIILGWNPDRWNRWNYPAAVERVASTGLHLERWSVGRHRNIAAGTDAWLLLQGDRGRGLIGHGVVLSEHPEPGPHYAEPAKTAMYVQVGFDSLLPLGDQIASAILKEAVPGVPWGSVFGSGLTVEPSEEANIRALWGDFRLQPTPDPTEALPGTYPEGAVTRVEVNRYERSPEARRACIAHYGSSCAACGFSFEQKYGEIGKDFIHVHHVVPVSQLGSSYELDPISDLIPLCANCHAMAHQGVGTPRTVAELRRIIGDAGFLRGSTVSPEELEAQRAARELLGPQQP, encoded by the coding sequence ATGACCGCCATCATCCTGGGCTGGAACCCGGACCGCTGGAACCGCTGGAACTATCCGGCCGCCGTCGAACGCGTCGCCTCGACGGGACTTCACCTGGAGCGGTGGAGCGTGGGCCGGCACCGGAACATCGCCGCGGGCACGGACGCCTGGCTGCTCCTGCAGGGAGATCGCGGCCGCGGACTCATCGGCCACGGCGTCGTCCTCTCGGAGCACCCCGAACCCGGGCCGCACTATGCCGAGCCGGCGAAGACCGCGATGTACGTGCAGGTCGGGTTCGATTCCCTCCTTCCCTTGGGCGATCAGATAGCTTCTGCAATTCTCAAGGAGGCTGTGCCCGGGGTCCCTTGGGGCAGCGTGTTCGGTTCAGGGCTCACCGTCGAACCGTCAGAGGAAGCCAATATCCGCGCGCTGTGGGGCGATTTCCGGCTCCAGCCAACGCCAGATCCCACAGAAGCCCTGCCGGGGACCTACCCGGAGGGCGCAGTCACCAGAGTCGAGGTCAACCGCTACGAACGAAGTCCGGAAGCCCGCCGGGCCTGCATCGCCCATTACGGCTCCAGTTGCGCTGCCTGCGGGTTCTCCTTCGAACAGAAATACGGCGAGATCGGCAAGGACTTCATCCACGTCCATCATGTCGTCCCAGTGTCCCAGCTCGGCAGCAGCTACGAGCTCGATCCCATCTCTGACCTCATCCCGCTCTGCGCCAACTGCCACGCCATGGCGCACCAAGGCGTGGGCACCCCGCGCACCGTGGCGGAGCTGCGGCGGATCATCGGCGACGCCGGCTTCCTCCGCGGAAGCACGGTCAGCCCCGAGGAGTTGGAGGCACAGCGTGCGGCCCGGGAGCTCCTGGGCCCGCAGCAGCCGTAG